The genomic DNA ATGTCCTCCCGAGGCGGGAGTTCCCCGCAGGCCGCCGGTGGGCGGCCGTTGTACGTCGTCGGTGCGAGCGAGGTGGACGGGCAGTCCCCGTTCGTCTCGCGGCTGGCGGACAGGCAGTCGGCCGGTCGTGTCGAGACACTCACGCCGGCCGCACTGGCGGCACGCGACACGACCACCGACTCGGCCGGTGTCGTCTGTCGCACGTCGACGACGGACGACCTCGACGCGCCGGCACTCGTGGAGACGATCACGACCGACGCGCCCGTGGTCGTGGTCGGGACGGACTCGGACCCGGCCGCACTCTACCGCGCCGGCGCGACGGAGGTCGTCCCGCTTGACGCCGCCACCGCGCCGGACGCGGCCGCGATGCAGGCGGCGCAGACGGTCGACCGCCACCACGAGCGCCAACCCGCCGTGGCGGCCGTCGACACGGACGGCGCCGGACTGATCGTCCACGACCCCGACAGCGGCGCGATCAGAGCCGTCAACGACCGGCTGCGACAGCTCCTCGGCTTCGGTCGCGACCGCGAGGTGACGCTCGACGACGTGACCGGCGCGAACCCGGAGTTCTCGCGTGAACGCGCCGTCTCGCTGGTGCGCGACGCCGCCGACGGCCGACCGCGCACGTTCGAGTGGATCGAGCCGGACGGCGTCGAGACGACGTGGGTCGAGGTGTCGCTGGAGCGGTCCACCGTCGGGGGCGAGCGGGTCGTGTTGGGGACGGTCCGCGACGTGCCCGACCGGAGCGACGCGGGCGGGAGCGTCCCCGCGCCCACCTCGGACGCGGTGGCGACGACCGGCGCCGTACCGTCCCCCGCCGAGGGTGTCGGTCCACTCCCCGGCCGCCCGGACAGAGCGCGGGCGAGACGAGACGGCACGAGAGCGACTGCCGGTGGGGTGGGGGAGACCCCCGTGGCCGCAGAGACGCAGGAGACCGCTGCGGCCACCGAGACGCAGGAGAGGGCCGTGACCACCGAGACGGAGGAGACCGCTGTGGCCACCGAGACGGAGGAGAACGTCGTGACCGCCGACGCGGCGGAGACCACTCGCCAGACGCGGGCGTTCGATCGGGTCGACGACGCGTTCCTCTCCGTCGACGAGGACTGGTGTGTCGAGTACGTCAACGACGCCGGCAGACGCCTCTTCGCGGACGCAGCGGGGCGGGACGACTGGCGAGAGATGAACCCGACTGGCACGTCGCTGTGGGAGCTGATCCCCGACGAGGTGGTCGCGAACGCACGGGACAGGCTCGTCCGTGCGAACGAGATCGGCGAACCCGTGGAGTTCGAACAGCAGTGTCCCCAGATCGACGGCTGGTTCGACGTGTGTGCGTACCCCGGGGACGACGACGGCGTGTCGATCTACCTCCACGACGCGACCGCTCGGAAGATGAAACAGATCGAACTCCGACACGCACGCGAACGCGTCGAGCAACTCCTCGACCGGGTGGACGACGCCTTCTTCGCACTCACGCCAGAGTGGGAGGTGTCGTACGCGAACACCGATGGGGCAGCGGTGTTGCGCGAGGCGGCTGGCATGGCGGAGGCAGAGCCGGTCGTCGGGATGGCGATCTGGGAGGAGATCGCCGACGAAGCGGCGACCGCCTTCGAGGAGCGGTACCGCTACGCGATGCGCGAACAGGAGAGCGTGACGTTCGTCGAGCGGTACGAGCCGATGGGCGTCTGGTTCGAGGTGCGCGCGTACCCGGACGACGAGGGCCTGTCCGTCTACTTCACCGACGTGACCGAGCGGAAGGAGCGCGAACGCGAGATGGAGCGGTTCGGCGAAGTGCTCGGCGGGTTGGACGACGGCGTGTACGCGGTCGACGCCGACGACGAACTCGTGTACGTCAACGACGAGTTCGCGGCAATGGAGGGCGTCGACCGCGAGACCCTGCTCGGCACACGCCTCGACGAGTGGGTCACCGACCAGTCGCGCGACTGCGTCCGTGACGTTCGGGAGCGCGCCGCCGACGCCGAGGGGGTCGCGCAAGTCGAGTGTTCCTACCGGCCGACGAACGGCGAGGAGTTCCCGGCAGAACTCCGTATCTCCACGGTGTCACAGGCCGGCAGCGACCTGGGCCGCGTGGGCGTCGTCCGCGACGTGACCGAGCGGACGGAACGCGAGCGGGAACTCCGCATCCGCGAACAGGCGATCGAGGAGTCCGCGCTGGCGATCACCCTCGCGGACGCCACGGAGCCGGACACCCCGCTCACGTACGTCAACGAGTCGTTCGAGAGTCTGACCGGCTACGACGAGGCGGACGTGCTCGGCCGGAACTGCCGGTTCCTGCAGGGGCCGGAGACGGACGACGAGACCGTCGCGAACCTCCGCGAGGCCGTCGCGGCGGGTGAACACGTCTCCACCGAAGTCCGCAACTACACCGCCGACGGCGAGCCGTTCTGGAACCGAGTGGAGATCACGCCGATCCACGACGGAGACGGGAACGTCGTGCGGTTCCTCGGTACGCAGACGGACGTGAGCGAGGAGCGCCGCGTCCGGCAGGTCCGCAAGCGGATGTTGGCGACGACCCGGGGGATGTTGTCGGCGGAGTCGCCGACGGAGATCGCGGAGTTGGTGGTCGAGGCCGCGGGCTCGGTGCTGGACCACGAGTTCAGCGGCGTCTACCTCGCGGACGACGACGGCGACCTCGAACCGGTCGCGTGGTCCGACAGCGTCGACGAGGTGTTCGGGGGGCCGTCGCTGGCACGTCCGAACGACGCGGTACAGACCGCCCACGAGACGGGCCAACCGGCGACGTACACCGACATGGAGGCGGCACTCGGTTCGCGCGCCGCCAACTACCCGGAGCTGGAGTCGCTGCAGGTGGTCCCGATGGGCGGGGCGGGCGTGTTCGTCGCGGGTAGCTCCGAGGAGTACGGCTTCGACGACGGCGACGTGGACCTCGCGCAACTGCTCACGGTGAACGCGACCGTCGCGTTGGAGCGGGCCCGTCGTGTCCAGGACCTCGTCGAGTACGAGACCCTCTTCGACACCGTGGAGGACAAACTGTACGTGTTGGACGCGGACGGCTACTTCCAGTTGGTGTCGGACCCGCTGGCACGGCGGCTCGGCTACGAGCCGGACGCCCTGACCGGTGAACACGTCTCGACGGTGTTGACCGACGAGACGGTCGCTGCGGGGACGAACACGCTGGTCGAGCGCCTCCGTGAGAGTGCGGGCGAGGAGATCGCGACCGACGGCCTCGGTGTCGGTGCCAGCGGCTACGAGGGGGCGGCGGTGACGAACGACGGCGAACGCGTCCCCGTCGAGATCGACCTCTCGCTGTTGCCCACCGACGACGGCTTCAGAGGCTCGGTCGGCGCGGTGCGAGACATCAGCGAGCGCCGTCGCAGCCAGGACGAACTCGCGGCGTTCCGGGACGCCATCACGGAGAGCGGTGTCGGCGTCGCCCTGTACGACGACGCGGGGCGGATCACCTACGCGAACGACCACTACGCGGGGTTGTTGGGCGAGTCTCGCGAGGCGGTCGAGAGCGGGCGGGTGTGGAACCGGGTCGCGGACCTGACGTACGAGTCGTTCGCCGACCACTGGGCGTCGTTCGCGAACAACGAGACGCGTCAGCGGGAGACGGAACTCGTCAGAGCCGACGGCACGACGGCCCCCGTCGAGACGACGACGACGGCGACGGAGATCGGCGGCTCGCTCACCCACGTCCAGACGGTCCGAGAGATCACCGGCCGCCGCGAGCGTCGCCAACAGGTTGACACGCTCCACCGGGTGATCCGGCACAACCTGCGTAACGACATGACGGTCGTGTTGGGGCACGCCAACCGGCTGGTCGAGGATCTGGACGGCAGCGTCGCCGAGAGTGCCGAGATGATCGCGAAGACGGCGGAGGAACTCGTCGACCTCTCTGGATCGGTCCGAGACGCCGAGGCGATCCTCGACGGGGAGATCGTCCGCCGGCCGACGGACGCCGTCCGCGTCGTCGGGAACGCCGTCGACTGGCTCGCAGACGAGCACGCGGTGACGCCGACGACGGACCTCCCGGAGACGGCCGCGGTCCTCGCCGACGAGACACTGTCGCTGGCGCTGCGGCACCTGCTGGAGAACGCCGCGGAACACGGTGCCGGGGGCCACACGACGCCGAGCGGTGAGGGTAACGACGACCCCGACGTGTCGGTGTCGGTGGCGGAGATGCCGGAACGCACCGGGTGGGTCACGGTCGAGATCGCCGACGACGGGCCGGGCATCCCCGACCAGGAGTGGGAGGTGTTGAGCGCGGGCGAGGAGACGCAACTCGACCACGGGAGCGGGATGGGCCTGTGGATCGTCCACTGGATCGTCTCGCGGTACGGCGGCGAACTGGAGTTCGACGCGGACGACACCGGGACGACCGCCCGGATCGCGCTCCCGACGCCCGACGCCGACGACGTGTCGGTGTGACCCCGCTCTCGGTGGCCGATTCCTCGCGGCCCGTCCGAGTCGTCCCGATCACCCGTCCGTGTCCGCCGACTCCGGCACGCCGGAGACGACACCACGGAGCCCCCGCAGCGGCTCCCCGAGTGCGACCCCGTCGGCCCCGATCTCGAACTCCCGGAGCGTCCGCTCGAAGCCGCTGGTCCGCTTCTTGAGCACTCCGGCGACCTTCCGGAGCTCCCCGTCCAACTCGACGTGTCGGAGGAAGACGACGTTGTCCGCGAGGTAGCTCACGCCGGAGCCGGTCGCGGTGAAGTCGCCGACGACGGACTGCGTCTCGTCGGTGAGGAACGTCGTCACGCCGGCGTTCGCGAGGTACCGCCCCAGCGCGTGGAGCCGACGGGTGAGCCGGTCCTCCTGTCCCTCCAGCGTGAGCCGGTAGCCCGCCACGCCGTCGACGACGACGAAGTCGGTGTCGTTCCCCTCCACCTGCTCGCGGACGAGCGACGCGAACTCCTGTGGACCGTACCGGAGCGGTTCGATCTCGACGACCTCCAGGGTCCCCGCCTCGACCATCTCCGTCACTGGGATGCCGATCGCCTCGGACCGCTCGCGGAAACTCGGCCACCGCTCCTCGAAGAGGTACACGACTGTCCGCTCCCCGCGCTCGGCGGCCGCGGCCGCGAACTGCGTCGCCAGCGTCGTCTTCCCGGCGCCGGTCGGCCCGGACAACACCGTGATCGTCCCGCGCTCGACGCCCCCGCCGATCATCGTGTCCAACTCTGCCACGCCGCTGGACAGCTGTTCCAGATCCGTCTCGACCGTCCGCTCGCCCGGTTGGAGCGCCGGGAACACGGACACACCCGTCTCGTCGATCCGGTAGGCGTGCTCGCCGGAGAGACTACCGGAGCCGCGGAACTTCGGCACCGAGACGGTCTCGACGGGACCGCTCGGGTCGAGTTCGATCAACCCGTCCGTGACGAACTGGAGGTCGTCGACCGGCAGGTCGGCGCTGGCCTGTGCGGTGAACACGACCGTCGCGTCGCGCTCGGTGAGGAACCGCGACAGGCCGAGCACCTGCTGGCGGAACTGGTGGTCGTCGGGCGTGAGGTAGTGGAGCTGTGTGATCGGGTCGACGACGACGCGGTCCGGGTCGACGCGCTCGACCGTCTCGCGCACCTCCGCCCGGAAGGAGCCACCCTCGACCTCGTCGGGCGCGAACACGTCGTAGGTGCCCTCCTCGGTGAACACGTCCGCTCGTGGCGAGAGGTCACAGACCACCACGTCGCTCGTGTCGATCCCGACGGCGGCGGCGTTCGACCGGAGATCCTCGACGTCCTCCTCCAAGTTCACGAACAGCGTCGTCTCGTCGGCGTCGGCCGCGTCGAGGAACGACAGCGCCAGCAGCGTCTTCCCGGCGCCGGCACGGGCACTCACGACGTAGCTCCGGCCGGCGAGTAGTCCGCCGCGGAGCACACGGTCCAGTCCCTCGACCCCGCTCGTGACACGGGTCGGCTCGGCCTCGGTCATACCCGCTCCGACGGGCGGCACGGCGTTAACTGTTCGCCAGCGAGACCGACGCCCCGCGGACGGCGCCTCGCTCGTCGTCGGCCCGACCCACGTCCGGTCGTCGCGGTGTCGGCACCGTCGCCTCTCGCCACCGGATCGGAACACCGCCACGCTTGTTACGCACGCGACAGTACGGAGAGTGAACGATGGCCGACGACTCGTGGTCGGACGACGGCGGTGCCTCGGATCCGGGGACCGCCACCGAGCAGCGCTCGTCCGATCAAGACACGGTCCTCCTGGTGGGAGCCCCGGACCGCGACCGCGAACTGTTGGCCGAGTGGCTGCGTGGGGTCCCGCGGTACGACGTGATCGTCCGGGGTCCCGACGACGGTCCGCTCCCGGAGTACGACGTGGCGCTCGTCGACGCCGGAGTGGTGGGCGCCCGCCGCCCGGAACTCCGTGCGAGACGCGAGGCGGCGGACCCACTGTACCTCCCGCACGTGGCGATCGGCGGGGACGAGACGGCGGCGGACACGGAGTTGGTCGACGACGTCGTTCAGACGCCGATTTCGCAGGACGACCTCGGCCGGCGACTGGAGAACCTCCTGCGGGCACGCCGCACCTCGCTGCGACTCTCGCAGGTGCGCGACCAGTACGAGCAGTTGGTCGCGTTGACGCCGGAGACGATCCTGGTCGTCCGCGACGGGACGATCCGGTACGTCAACGACGCCGGCCCGAGTCTGTTCGGTGTCGAGAGCGCCGACGACCTCGTCGGCCGCGCGGTGACGGAGTTGGTCCACCCGGACGACGAGCGCGCGATGCAGACGGCGCTGGCGACCGTCGAGCGCGACGGCAGACTGGAGGAGTTCCTCGAACTGGAACTCCTCACCCCCGACGGAGAGAGTCGTGTCGTCGAGGCGGCGGGCGTCACGGTGACCTACGAGGGGGAGCCGGCGGCGCAGTTCGTGGTCCGCGATCTGAGCGAGCAGCGCGAACGTCGCCGACAGCTGACGCTGATGAGTCGCGCCGTCGAGTCCGCCTCACAGGGGATCACCGTCGCGGACGCCCAGCAGGACGACGAGCCGTTAGTGTACGCCAACGAGGCGTTCGAGCGACTGACCGGCTACGACAGACAGTCTATCCTAGGGCGCAACTGCCGGTTCCTCCAGGGAGAGGGGACCGACCCGGAGACCGTCGCGCGGGTCCGGCGGGCCGTCGACGAGGAGCGGCCGGTCTCCGTCGAGTTACTCAACTACCGCGCCGACGGGACGCCGTTCTGGAACCAACTCGACATCGTCCCGATCCGCGACGACGACGGGTCGGTGACACACTACCTCGGGCTCCAGACGGACGTGACCGAACGGAAGACACGCGAGGAACGGCTCTCCGTGTTGGACCGCGTGTTGCGACACAACATCCGCAACCGGACGAACGTGATCGCCGGCACCGCGGAACTCCTCCTGGAGGGGTTGGCCGAACCAGAGGACGGCGACGGAGCCGACGAGGACACCGGAACTGGAGCCGACGAGAGCGCGGCGAGCGCCACCCTCGGCTTCGACGACGAGACCGCCCTCGAACGGATCGTCGACGCGGCGCGAGAACTCGAGGTGATCAGTGAGCAGGCCCGCGAGTTCCAAGCGATCGTTGGGGACGACGCCGTCGAGACCGTCGACAGGGATATCCAGTCCGTCTTCGAACGGTTGACCGAGACGCTCGCCGACGAGCCGGGACGACTGGCGTTGCACGCACCGGACGGGTCGTTCGTCGTCCGCTGCCACCCGAAACTCGCGACCGCGCTCGCGGCCGGCGTCGAGTCGGTCCACCGGTCCGACCCGACGGGGATGGACCTCTCCGTGGAGTTGTCGCGGCGCGACGACAGAGTGATCCTCGACATCGTCGACCGCGGCAACTCGATCCCAGAGGCAGACCTTGAGGCGATCGCGGCAGAACGGGAGACACCTATCGAACACTCGCGTGGGCTGGAACTGTGGATCGTCCGCTGGACCGTCCTCGCCTCCGACGGCGACGTGAGTGTCCGACTCGACGGCGACAGCCC from Halobaculum sp. MBLA0147 includes the following:
- a CDS encoding PAS domain S-box protein, which encodes MSSRGGSSPQAAGGRPLYVVGASEVDGQSPFVSRLADRQSAGRVETLTPAALAARDTTTDSAGVVCRTSTTDDLDAPALVETITTDAPVVVVGTDSDPAALYRAGATEVVPLDAATAPDAAAMQAAQTVDRHHERQPAVAAVDTDGAGLIVHDPDSGAIRAVNDRLRQLLGFGRDREVTLDDVTGANPEFSRERAVSLVRDAADGRPRTFEWIEPDGVETTWVEVSLERSTVGGERVVLGTVRDVPDRSDAGGSVPAPTSDAVATTGAVPSPAEGVGPLPGRPDRARARRDGTRATAGGVGETPVAAETQETAAATETQERAVTTETEETAVATETEENVVTADAAETTRQTRAFDRVDDAFLSVDEDWCVEYVNDAGRRLFADAAGRDDWREMNPTGTSLWELIPDEVVANARDRLVRANEIGEPVEFEQQCPQIDGWFDVCAYPGDDDGVSIYLHDATARKMKQIELRHARERVEQLLDRVDDAFFALTPEWEVSYANTDGAAVLREAAGMAEAEPVVGMAIWEEIADEAATAFEERYRYAMREQESVTFVERYEPMGVWFEVRAYPDDEGLSVYFTDVTERKEREREMERFGEVLGGLDDGVYAVDADDELVYVNDEFAAMEGVDRETLLGTRLDEWVTDQSRDCVRDVRERAADAEGVAQVECSYRPTNGEEFPAELRISTVSQAGSDLGRVGVVRDVTERTERERELRIREQAIEESALAITLADATEPDTPLTYVNESFESLTGYDEADVLGRNCRFLQGPETDDETVANLREAVAAGEHVSTEVRNYTADGEPFWNRVEITPIHDGDGNVVRFLGTQTDVSEERRVRQVRKRMLATTRGMLSAESPTEIAELVVEAAGSVLDHEFSGVYLADDDGDLEPVAWSDSVDEVFGGPSLARPNDAVQTAHETGQPATYTDMEAALGSRAANYPELESLQVVPMGGAGVFVAGSSEEYGFDDGDVDLAQLLTVNATVALERARRVQDLVEYETLFDTVEDKLYVLDADGYFQLVSDPLARRLGYEPDALTGEHVSTVLTDETVAAGTNTLVERLRESAGEEIATDGLGVGASGYEGAAVTNDGERVPVEIDLSLLPTDDGFRGSVGAVRDISERRRSQDELAAFRDAITESGVGVALYDDAGRITYANDHYAGLLGESREAVESGRVWNRVADLTYESFADHWASFANNETRQRETELVRADGTTAPVETTTTATEIGGSLTHVQTVREITGRRERRQQVDTLHRVIRHNLRNDMTVVLGHANRLVEDLDGSVAESAEMIAKTAEELVDLSGSVRDAEAILDGEIVRRPTDAVRVVGNAVDWLADEHAVTPTTDLPETAAVLADETLSLALRHLLENAAEHGAGGHTTPSGEGNDDPDVSVSVAEMPERTGWVTVEIADDGPGIPDQEWEVLSAGEETQLDHGSGMGLWIVHWIVSRYGGELEFDADDTGTTARIALPTPDADDVSV
- a CDS encoding ATPase domain-containing protein, encoding MTEAEPTRVTSGVEGLDRVLRGGLLAGRSYVVSARAGAGKTLLALSFLDAADADETTLFVNLEEDVEDLRSNAAAVGIDTSDVVVCDLSPRADVFTEEGTYDVFAPDEVEGGSFRAEVRETVERVDPDRVVVDPITQLHYLTPDDHQFRQQVLGLSRFLTERDATVVFTAQASADLPVDDLQFVTDGLIELDPSGPVETVSVPKFRGSGSLSGEHAYRIDETGVSVFPALQPGERTVETDLEQLSSGVAELDTMIGGGVERGTITVLSGPTGAGKTTLATQFAAAAAERGERTVVYLFEERWPSFRERSEAIGIPVTEMVEAGTLEVVEIEPLRYGPQEFASLVREQVEGNDTDFVVVDGVAGYRLTLEGQEDRLTRRLHALGRYLANAGVTTFLTDETQSVVGDFTATGSGVSYLADNVVFLRHVELDGELRKVAGVLKKRTSGFERTLREFEIGADGVALGEPLRGLRGVVSGVPESADTDG
- a CDS encoding PAS domain-containing protein — translated: MADDSWSDDGGASDPGTATEQRSSDQDTVLLVGAPDRDRELLAEWLRGVPRYDVIVRGPDDGPLPEYDVALVDAGVVGARRPELRARREAADPLYLPHVAIGGDETAADTELVDDVVQTPISQDDLGRRLENLLRARRTSLRLSQVRDQYEQLVALTPETILVVRDGTIRYVNDAGPSLFGVESADDLVGRAVTELVHPDDERAMQTALATVERDGRLEEFLELELLTPDGESRVVEAAGVTVTYEGEPAAQFVVRDLSEQRERRRQLTLMSRAVESASQGITVADAQQDDEPLVYANEAFERLTGYDRQSILGRNCRFLQGEGTDPETVARVRRAVDEERPVSVELLNYRADGTPFWNQLDIVPIRDDDGSVTHYLGLQTDVTERKTREERLSVLDRVLRHNIRNRTNVIAGTAELLLEGLAEPEDGDGADEDTGTGADESAASATLGFDDETALERIVDAARELEVISEQAREFQAIVGDDAVETVDRDIQSVFERLTETLADEPGRLALHAPDGSFVVRCHPKLATALAAGVESVHRSDPTGMDLSVELSRRDDRVILDIVDRGNSIPEADLEAIAAERETPIEHSRGLELWIVRWTVLASDGDVSVRLDGDSPSLHITLPAADGQTDDGVAAVADDGTEVDDGVTAVADDGADADTETDDGSDTGAGS